One Odocoileus virginianus isolate 20LAN1187 ecotype Illinois chromosome 4, Ovbor_1.2, whole genome shotgun sequence DNA segment encodes these proteins:
- the SUCNR1 gene encoding succinate receptor 1 yields the protein MECNATCEYWEAVQTALESCYLPILYGIEFIVGLLGNTAVVFGYLFCLKNWNSSNIYLFNLSICDLAFLCTLPMLMRKYAQRKWPYASVLCISNRYILHANLYTSILFLTFISIDRYLLMNYPFREHLLQKKASAILISLAIWGLVTLELLPILLFIHSEDNGTNCTDYASSGDPNNSLIYSMCLTFLGFLIPLFVMCFFSFKIALFLKQRNRQLTTALPLEKPLHLVIMAVVIFSVLFTPYHVMRNVRIASRLETWKKSPCTEAIINSLYILTRPLAFLNSVINPVFYFLLGDHFREMLVNKLRHHFKALTSFRR from the exons ATG gAATGCAATGCAACTTGTGAATACTGGGAGGCCGTGCAGACTGCCCTGGAAAGCTGCTACCTTCCCATTTTGTATGGCATTGAGTTTATTGTGGGACTCCTTGGGAATACTGCTGTTGTTTTTGGCTACCTCTTCTGCCTGAAGAACTGGAACAGCAGTAACATCTACCTCTTCAACCTCTCTATCTGTGACTTGGCTTTTTTGTGTACCCTTCCCATGCTGATGAGAAAGTATGCCCAGAGAAAATGGCCATATGCGTCTGTGCTGTGTATAAGCAACAGATACATACTTCATGCCAACCTCTACACCAGTAttcttttcctcacttttatcAGCATCGATCGATATCTGCTCATGAACTATCCTTTCCGGGAACACCTCCTGCAAAAGAAAGCATCTGCTATTTTAATATCTTTGGCCATCTGGGGCTTAGTAACCTTAGAGCTCCTGCCCATACTTCTTTTTATACATTCTGAGGACAATGGCACCAACTGTACTGATTATGCAAGTTCTGGGGACCCCAATAACAGCCTCATTTATAGCATGTGCTTAACCTTTCTGGGCTTTCTCATTCCCCTTTTTGTGATgtgcttcttttctttcaagattGCTCTCTTTCTAAAGCAGAGGAACAGGCAGCTCACTACAGCTTTGCCCCTTGAGAAGCCTCTGCACTTAGTCATCATGGCTGTGGTGATCTTCTCTGTGCTTTTTACTCCCTACCATGTCATGCGAAACGTCCGGATTGCTTCACGCCTGGAGACCTGGAAGAAGTCCCCATGCACTGAAGCCATCATCAACTCCTTGTACATCTTGACAAGGCCATTGGCCTTTCTGAACAGTGTCATCAACCCTGTCTTCTATTTCCTTCTGGGGGATCACTTCAGGGAGATGTTGGTGAATAAACTGCGGCACCACTTCAAGGCCCTTACATCCTTCAGAAGATGA